The Streptomyces sp. NBC_00440 genome contains a region encoding:
- the dapC gene encoding succinyldiaminopimelate transaminase — protein sequence MSALSSRLPAFPWDKLEPYKATAAAHPDGIVDLSVGTPVDPVPLIVREALVAAADSPGYPTVWGTRELRDAISGWCERRLGASEVAHTNVLPVVGSKELVAWLPTQLGLGAGDRVAYPRLAYPTYEVGARLCGAEPVVYDDPTELDPEGLRLLWLNSPSNPTGQVLGRDELVRILAWAREHGILIASDECYFELGWEAEPVSVLHPDVCGGTYEGLIAVHSLSKRSNLAGYRAAFIAGDSAVLGELLQIRKHGGMMTAAPVQAAVVAALGDDAHVTEQRERYLARRTALRTALEAHGFRIEHSEASLYLWATRDEECWDTVAHLAELGILVAPGDFYGVAGERFVRVALTATDERVAAAVKRLGEKQSTD from the coding sequence GTGTCCGCACTCTCATCGCGCCTCCCCGCCTTCCCCTGGGACAAGCTGGAGCCGTACAAGGCGACGGCCGCCGCCCACCCGGACGGCATCGTGGACCTCTCCGTCGGCACACCGGTCGACCCGGTCCCCCTGATCGTGCGCGAGGCGCTCGTCGCGGCGGCCGACTCGCCGGGGTATCCCACGGTGTGGGGGACCCGCGAGCTGCGGGACGCGATCAGCGGCTGGTGCGAGCGCAGGCTCGGCGCGAGCGAGGTCGCGCACACCAACGTGCTGCCCGTCGTCGGCTCCAAGGAGCTGGTGGCCTGGCTGCCCACGCAGCTCGGCCTGGGCGCCGGTGACCGGGTGGCGTACCCGCGGCTTGCCTACCCGACGTACGAGGTGGGCGCGCGGCTCTGCGGCGCGGAGCCGGTCGTGTACGACGACCCGACGGAGCTGGACCCCGAGGGGCTCAGGCTGCTCTGGCTCAACTCGCCGTCGAACCCGACCGGCCAGGTACTCGGCCGGGACGAGCTGGTCCGGATTTTGGCCTGGGCGCGTGAGCACGGCATCCTGATCGCGAGCGACGAGTGCTACTTCGAGCTGGGCTGGGAGGCCGAACCGGTCTCCGTGCTCCACCCCGATGTCTGCGGCGGTACGTACGAGGGTCTGATCGCCGTCCACTCGCTCTCCAAGCGCTCCAACCTGGCCGGCTACCGTGCCGCGTTCATCGCGGGCGACTCCGCCGTACTCGGCGAGCTGCTCCAGATCCGCAAGCACGGCGGGATGATGACGGCCGCGCCCGTACAGGCCGCGGTGGTGGCCGCGCTCGGCGACGACGCCCATGTGACGGAGCAGCGGGAGCGGTACCTGGCCCGGCGCACCGCGCTGCGGACCGCGCTGGAGGCGCACGGCTTCCGGATCGAGCACAGCGAGGCCAGCCTCTACCTGTGGGCGACCCGCGACGAGGAGTGCTGGGACACCGTCGCCCACCTCGCGGAGCTGGGCATCCTGGTGGCGCCCGGTGACTTCTACGGCGTGGCGGGCGAGCGCTTCGTCCGCGTCGCACTGACGGCCACGGACGAGCGGGTGGCCGCCGCGGTGAAGCGGCTGGGCGAGAAGCAGTCCACCGACTGA
- a CDS encoding ATP-binding protein, with protein MSLSLTRRIARTALLIAAGAAPVVGAAGVASAAELPQTPNLGGVTALDGAGLGNSVDSAARTTTGMAGDTGSKAVKKTVPAAGKTVGAVGKTAAPAAQKAAGDTAGSAGTLVGGTAQSAGGTLPSAGKLPVNGGLPLGQ; from the coding sequence ATGTCCCTCTCCCTGACCCGTCGGATCGCCCGTACCGCGCTGCTGATCGCGGCGGGCGCGGCCCCCGTGGTCGGTGCGGCCGGCGTCGCAAGCGCCGCGGAACTCCCGCAGACCCCGAACCTGGGCGGCGTGACCGCCCTCGACGGCGCCGGCCTGGGCAACTCCGTCGACAGTGCGGCCCGGACGACCACCGGTATGGCCGGTGACACCGGCAGCAAGGCCGTCAAGAAGACCGTCCCGGCCGCGGGCAAGACCGTCGGCGCCGTCGGCAAGACCGCCGCTCCGGCCGCCCAGAAGGCCGCGGGCGACACCGCGGGCAGCGCGGGCACCCTGGTCGGCGGCACCGCGCAGAGCGCCGGCGGCACCCTGCCGTCCGCGGGCAAGCTGCCGGTCAACGGCGGCCTGCCGCTCGGCCAGTAG